From Oncorhynchus mykiss isolate Arlee chromosome 6, USDA_OmykA_1.1, whole genome shotgun sequence, the proteins below share one genomic window:
- the LOC118964994 gene encoding SH2 domain-containing protein 7-like: MESSTEGGGGGGGGLRELVLKWFTETQAPLILLHKGNFPDWFQGFTTRKEAEDQLRDKPLGCFLIRLSDKAVGYILSYKGQDRCRHFVINQDQAGLFAISGDDQPHHSLTELIEHYRVHPIQPFGESLTSMYCCQVGEPIT, encoded by the exons ATGGAGTCTtcaacagagggaggaggaggaggaggaggagggctgagGGAGCTGGTTCTAAAGTGGTTTACAGAGACCCAGgcccctctcattctcctccaTAAAGGAAACTTTCCCGATTGGTTCCAAGGCTTCACCACCAGGAA GGAAGCAGAGGATCAGCTGAGAGACAAGCCTCTGGGATGTTTTCTCATCAGACTCAGTGACAAAGCCGTAGGATACATCCTCTCATACAA AGGACAAGATCGCTGCCGCCATTTTGTGATCAACCAGGACCAAGCTGGACTGTTCGCTATCTCCGGGGACGACCAGCCTCACCACAGCCTCACGGAACTGATAGAGCACTACAGAGTCCATCCCATCCAGCCCTTTGGAGAGTCCCTCACCTCTATGTACTGTTGTCAGGTAGGAGAACCAATAACATGA
- the LOC118965060 gene encoding paternally-expressed gene 3 protein-like has protein sequence MTESLTSTYCCQSSSGELYDVVQLEAKEKKKTGGVSVRALRSYWDQQNEQKNDQHQQNDHQKDHHNDPRNDPRNDPWNDPRNEQHQWNDLPPTRQPPAVPPVLPPKTNNRKLTSTVSIGRKSLPQQAVPPVPRRGPPLTHSLSGTLSDKSTSQTQYAEIHHDQTKTTSHGQTQYAEIHHDQTKTTSHGQTQYAEIHANHNKTTSHGQTQYAEIHANHNKTTSHIQTQYAEIHANHNKTTSHFQTQYAEIHNDQTKTKYHGQTQYAEIHTNQNKVERLASTGSLNQRRSTGPWSFNNTSTAAGGVMYSELTLPDGRSRSLPRLDDATEEEEEEEEEGYSDRITIPCFPNTSHSPNPPKRVTCHAYSLQEPRESPRPRIHGVPQSLDQLSTNPLYQASVGLGEGRDTPWKVPQRQREGDRGRNPQDQTTQQEESMYAEVPEGPSPPRHLITDNTYEQIPGDGGLNGTQSTATDQEGNTYEMLENLKSKESTWGKKNITWRKLFPEYKKK, from the exons ATGACAGAGTCCCTCACCTCTACGTACTGTTGTCAG TCAAGCTCAGGAGAGCTGTATGATGTGGTGCAGTTAGAGgccaaagagaagaagaagaccggTGGGGTCAGTGTCCGAGCCCTGAGAAGTTACTGGGACCAGCAGAACGAACAGAAGAATGACCAACACCAACAGAATGACCATCAAAAGGACCATCACAATGACCCACGGAATGACCCACGGAACGACCCATGGAACGACCCACGGAACGAGCAGCACCAATGGAATGACCTGCCGCCAACTAGGCAGCCCCCTGCAGTGCCACCCGTGCTGCCGCCCAAAACCAACAACAGGAAGTTGACATCAACAGTATCCATTGGCAGGAAGTCCCTCCCACAG CAAGCAGTACCTCCAGTCCCAAGGCGAGGCCCACCTCTGACCCACTCTCTGAGTGGAACCTTGTCTGACAAGAGCACGTCTCAAACCCAATACGCTGAGATACATCATGACCAAACCAAGACCACATCTCACGGTCAAACCCAATACGCTGAGATACATCATGATCAAACCAAGACCACATCTCACGGTCAAACCCAATACGCTGAGATACATGCTAACCACAACAAGACCACATCTCACGGTCAAACCCAATACGCTGAGATACATGCTAACCACAACAAGACCACATCTCACATTCAAACCCAATACGCTGAGATACATGCTAACCACAACAAGACCACATCTCACTTTCAAACCCAATATGCAGAAATACATAATGACCAAACCAAGACCAAATATCACGGTCAAACCCAATACGCAGAAATACACACGAACCAGAACAAAGTGGAGAGACTGGCCAGTACTGGGAGTCTGAACCAGAGGAGGAGCACCGGTCCCTGGTCCTTCAACAACACCTCCACAGCAGCAGGAGGAGTCATGTACTCTGAGCTGACCCTGCCAGATGGACGAAGCCGCTCTCTACCCCGCCTGGACGACgccacggaggaggaggaggaggaggaggaggaggggtactCCGACAGGATAACCATCCCTTGCTTCCCCAACACCTCTCACTCCCCCAATCCCCCCAAGAGGGTCACCTGCCACGCCTACTCTCTTCAGGAGCCCAGGGAAAGCCCCCGGCCACGGATCCACGGTGTACCACAAAGCCTGGATCAGCTGAGCACCAACCCACTGTACCAGGCCTCTGTCGGGCTTGGTGAGGGCCGCGACACCCCCTGGAAGGTAccacagaggcagagagaaggggacCGTGGCAGAAATCCCCAGGATCAGACTACCCAACAGGAGGAGAGTATGTATGCAGAGGTTCCAGAGGGGCCATCTCCTCCCCGTCATCTGATTACTGACAACACCTATGAGCAGATCCCAGGGGACGGTGGCCTAAATGGGACACAAAGCACAGCCACAGACCAGGAGGGAAACACCTATGAGATGCTGGAGAACCTGAAGTCCAAGGAGTCTACTTGGGGCAAGAAG aatatcaCATGGAGAAAATTATTCCCTGAATACAAGAAGAAATAG